In Pseudomonas sp. R76, one genomic interval encodes:
- a CDS encoding DUF2897 family protein: MPWYAWLILVVAIGSIVGGLLMLRDSANKVELTDEQRKRVAERNAQADSKDAQDR; encoded by the coding sequence ATGCCGTGGTATGCCTGGTTGATTTTAGTGGTCGCGATCGGTTCGATCGTCGGTGGTTTATTGATGCTGCGTGACAGCGCCAACAAGGTGGAACTCACCGACGAACAACGCAAACGCGTGGCCGAGCGCAACGCCCAAGCGGACTCAAAGGACGCCCAGGACCGCTGA
- the kdpF gene encoding K(+)-transporting ATPase subunit F: MSVLDGVSLLLAVALFIYLLVALLRADRN, from the coding sequence ATGAGCGTTCTGGACGGGGTGTCACTGCTATTGGCCGTGGCGCTGTTCATTTATCTGCTGGTTGCGCTGTTACGCGCGGATCGGAACTAG
- the kdpA gene encoding potassium-transporting ATPase subunit KdpA, translated as MHSYDYWLIIAFFAVVLVPAPFLGRFYYKVMEGQRTWLTPVLGPVERACYRLSGVDEHQEQSWQKYTLALLAFNLAGFVLLFAILLFQDYLPLNPQKLPGQEWTLAFNTAVSFMTNTNWQNYSGEASLSYLSQMVGLTVQNFVSAATGLAVLVALCRGIGRKSTKTLGNFWVDMTRATLYGLLPLCLVFALFLVWQGVPQTFAHYVNAVTLQGVDQVIPLGPAASQIAIKQLGTNGGGFFGVNSAHPFEDPTAWANLFELSAIILIPVALVFTFGHYVKDLRQSRAILGCMLALFLIGGATSMWAEYQPNPTLNNPAVEQTAPLEGKEARFGTTGTVLWSVATTAASNGSVNGMQDSLNPLSGMVALINMMVGEVIFGGVGAGMYGMLLNVLIAVFLAGLMIGRTPEYLGKKLQAKEVQLLVVTLLVMPVGTLVLGAIAASLPGPAGAISNPGPHGFSQLLYAYTSASANNGSAFGGFSANTTFHNLMMSLSMLLGRFGYILPVLALAGSLAMKKTAPIGQNSFPTHGALFVTLLTVTILLVGGLTFLPTLALGPIAEHLSMGF; from the coding sequence ATGCACAGTTATGACTATTGGCTGATCATCGCCTTCTTTGCCGTGGTGCTGGTGCCGGCGCCGTTCCTGGGGCGGTTCTACTACAAGGTGATGGAAGGCCAGCGCACCTGGCTGACACCGGTGCTGGGCCCTGTCGAGCGCGCGTGTTATCGCTTGTCGGGCGTGGATGAACATCAGGAACAGAGCTGGCAGAAGTACACGCTGGCGCTGCTGGCGTTCAACCTGGCGGGTTTTGTGTTGCTGTTCGCAATCCTGCTGTTCCAGGACTATCTCCCACTGAACCCGCAGAAATTGCCGGGGCAGGAATGGACCTTGGCCTTCAACACTGCGGTCAGTTTCATGACCAACACCAACTGGCAGAACTACAGCGGTGAAGCCTCTCTGAGCTACCTCAGCCAGATGGTCGGCCTGACCGTGCAGAACTTCGTCAGCGCCGCTACTGGCTTGGCGGTACTGGTTGCGCTCTGCCGTGGCATCGGTCGCAAATCCACCAAGACCTTGGGCAACTTCTGGGTCGACATGACCCGCGCCACTCTTTACGGCCTGTTGCCGTTGTGCCTGGTGTTCGCGTTGTTCCTGGTGTGGCAGGGCGTGCCGCAAACCTTCGCTCACTATGTAAACGCCGTGACCCTGCAAGGCGTTGACCAGGTGATCCCGCTCGGCCCGGCAGCCAGCCAGATTGCGATCAAGCAACTGGGCACCAACGGCGGCGGCTTCTTCGGCGTCAACTCGGCGCACCCGTTTGAAGACCCGACCGCGTGGGCCAACTTGTTCGAGCTGTCGGCGATCATTCTGATCCCGGTGGCGCTGGTGTTCACCTTCGGCCATTACGTGAAGGACCTGCGTCAGAGCCGTGCGATCCTCGGCTGCATGCTGGCCCTGTTCCTGATCGGCGGCGCAACTTCGATGTGGGCCGAATACCAGCCCAACCCGACCCTGAACAACCCGGCCGTCGAGCAAACCGCACCGCTGGAAGGTAAAGAAGCACGCTTCGGCACCACCGGCACCGTGTTGTGGTCGGTGGCCACTACCGCTGCGTCCAACGGTTCGGTCAATGGCATGCAAGACAGCCTTAACCCGCTGAGCGGGATGGTGGCACTGATCAACATGATGGTCGGCGAAGTGATCTTCGGCGGCGTCGGCGCCGGCATGTACGGCATGTTGCTCAACGTGTTGATCGCGGTGTTCCTCGCCGGCTTGATGATCGGTCGGACGCCGGAATACCTCGGCAAGAAGCTGCAGGCCAAGGAAGTGCAATTGCTGGTAGTGACCCTGCTGGTAATGCCGGTAGGCACATTGGTGCTGGGCGCCATCGCCGCCAGCCTGCCTGGCCCGGCGGGCGCCATCAGTAACCCTGGCCCGCACGGTTTCAGCCAGTTGCTGTACGCCTACACCTCGGCCAGTGCCAACAACGGTTCGGCGTTCGGCGGCTTCAGTGCCAACACCACGTTCCACAACCTGATGATGAGCCTGTCGATGTTGCTTGGCCGCTTCGGCTACATCCTTCCGGTACTGGCCCTGGCCGGCAGCCTGGCGATGAAAAAGACCGCACCAATCGGCCAGAACAGCTTCCCGACCCATGGCGCGCTGTTCGTGACCCTGTTGACCGTGACCATTTTGCTGGTGGGCGGCCTGACCTTCCTGCCGACACTGGCGCTGGGCCCAATTGCTGAACATCTGAGCATGGGCTTCTGA
- the kdpB gene encoding potassium-transporting ATPase subunit KdpB — protein sequence MNMPAKNAAPVKTQEPAKTAISALWRPALGQAFVKLDPRQLQRSPVMLVVELTAILTTVLCFVPDTNVPTFVAVQIAVWLWFTVLFANFAEALAEGRGKARADSLKAGSEGLSARRKEADGSFKVVPATSLRKGDVVRVAAGEMIPGDGEVIEGIAAVNEAAITGESAPVIRESGGDRSAVTGNTRLVSDWLLIRITVNPGESTLDRMIALVEGAKRQKTPNEVALDILLIGLTLIFLLVVVTLQPFAHFANGSLPLVFLVALLVTLIPTTIGGLLSAIGIAGMDRLVRLNVIAKSGRAVEAAGDVHVLLLDKTGTITFGNRRCAAVIAAPGVSGRDLAEGALLASLADDTAEGKSIVEYLRALHPQAEPTLEQLTSVPFSAETRLSGVDYQGRVFRKGAVDSLLAFIGQQRRDLQPALSREIDKIAQSGGTPLLVCADGKLLGAIHLKDVVKPGIRERFAELRKLGIRTVMVTGDNPLTAAAIAAEAGVDDVLAEATPEKKLARIRHEQNDGRLVAMCGDGANDAPALAQADVGMAMNDGTQAAREAANMVDLDSDPTKLLDVVQIGKELLVTRGALTTFSIANDVAKYFAILPALFASIYPQLGVLNVMHLQSPQSAILSAIVFNALIIVVLIPLALRGVRVQAASAAALLRRNLLIYGLGGILVPFVGIKAIDMLLTALHLV from the coding sequence ATGAATATGCCTGCAAAAAATGCGGCCCCGGTCAAAACCCAGGAGCCCGCCAAAACCGCCATCTCTGCCTTGTGGCGCCCGGCGCTGGGCCAGGCGTTCGTCAAGCTCGACCCACGCCAGCTGCAACGCTCGCCGGTGATGCTGGTGGTCGAACTGACCGCCATCCTCACCACCGTGTTGTGCTTTGTGCCCGACACCAACGTGCCGACCTTCGTCGCCGTGCAAATCGCCGTGTGGCTGTGGTTCACCGTGCTGTTCGCCAACTTCGCCGAAGCCTTGGCCGAAGGCCGCGGTAAAGCCCGCGCCGACAGCCTCAAGGCCGGCAGCGAAGGCCTCAGCGCACGCCGCAAAGAGGCCGACGGCAGCTTCAAGGTCGTGCCGGCCACCAGCCTGCGCAAAGGCGACGTGGTGCGTGTTGCCGCCGGGGAAATGATCCCCGGCGACGGCGAGGTCATCGAAGGTATCGCGGCGGTCAACGAAGCGGCGATCACCGGCGAATCCGCGCCGGTGATCCGCGAATCCGGTGGCGACCGTTCTGCCGTCACCGGCAACACCCGCCTGGTGTCGGACTGGCTGCTGATCCGCATCACCGTCAACCCCGGCGAGTCGACGCTGGACCGCATGATCGCACTGGTGGAAGGCGCCAAACGCCAGAAAACCCCCAACGAAGTCGCGCTGGATATCCTGCTGATTGGCCTGACGCTGATCTTCCTGCTGGTGGTGGTGACCCTGCAGCCATTCGCCCACTTCGCCAATGGCAGCTTGCCGCTGGTGTTCCTGGTCGCACTGTTGGTGACGCTGATTCCTACCACTATCGGCGGCTTGTTGTCGGCCATCGGTATCGCCGGCATGGACCGTCTGGTGCGCCTCAACGTGATCGCCAAATCCGGGCGTGCGGTGGAAGCTGCGGGTGACGTGCATGTGTTGCTGTTGGATAAAACCGGCACCATCACTTTCGGTAACCGTCGCTGTGCCGCAGTCATCGCCGCGCCGGGTGTCAGTGGCCGTGATTTGGCCGAAGGCGCGCTGCTGGCCTCGCTGGCGGACGACACGGCGGAAGGTAAATCCATCGTCGAATACCTGCGTGCCTTGCACCCACAGGCCGAGCCGACCCTGGAGCAACTGACCTCGGTGCCGTTCAGCGCTGAAACGCGTTTGTCCGGCGTCGACTACCAAGGCCGTGTGTTCCGTAAAGGCGCCGTGGATTCGCTGCTGGCGTTTATCGGCCAACAACGTCGCGACCTGCAACCGGCACTCTCGCGGGAAATCGACAAGATCGCCCAAAGCGGCGGCACACCGCTGCTGGTGTGCGCTGACGGCAAATTGCTCGGTGCGATCCATCTCAAAGACGTGGTCAAGCCCGGCATCCGCGAACGTTTCGCCGAGCTGCGCAAACTGGGGATTCGCACCGTGATGGTGACGGGCGACAACCCACTGACCGCCGCGGCGATTGCTGCCGAGGCGGGCGTGGATGACGTGCTGGCCGAAGCCACGCCGGAGAAAAAACTCGCGCGCATTCGGCATGAACAGAATGACGGTCGCCTGGTGGCAATGTGTGGCGACGGCGCCAACGACGCCCCGGCACTGGCCCAGGCCGACGTCGGCATGGCGATGAACGACGGCACCCAAGCCGCCCGCGAAGCCGCCAACATGGTCGACCTCGACAGCGACCCGACCAAGCTGCTGGACGTGGTGCAGATCGGCAAGGAACTGCTGGTCACGCGCGGCGCCTTGACGACGTTCTCCATCGCCAACGACGTGGCCAAGTACTTCGCGATCCTGCCGGCGCTGTTCGCCTCGATCTACCCGCAACTGGGCGTGCTCAACGTGATGCACTTGCAGAGCCCGCAGAGCGCGATTCTCTCGGCCATCGTGTTTAACGCACTGATCATCGTGGTGTTGATCCCGCTGGCGCTGCGCGGTGTGCGCGTGCAGGCGGCGAGTGCGGCGGCGTTGCTGCGGCGCAACCTGCTGATCTATGGGCTGGGCGGGATTCTGGTGCCGTTCGTGGGCATCAAGGCGATCGACATGCTGCTGACGGCGCTGCACCTGGTGTAA
- the kdpC gene encoding potassium-transporting ATPase subunit KdpC, which produces MSNMIRPALSLLVLMSLITGVAYPLVVTGVAQVAFPAQANGSLVRDADGKVRGSSLIAQDFTGDSWFHPRPSAGAFATVSSSASNLGPSNPALATRIFDDANKQLVPGQGPVPLASLTTSGSGLDPHLPPQAIAYQLARVAAARNVPVSTLQRLLDEHIESPLVGPPVVNVLALNMALEKL; this is translated from the coding sequence ATGTCCAACATGATCCGCCCGGCCCTGAGCCTGCTGGTACTCATGAGCCTGATCACCGGCGTCGCCTACCCACTGGTGGTTACCGGTGTCGCCCAAGTCGCCTTTCCGGCCCAGGCCAACGGCAGCCTGGTGCGCGATGCCGACGGCAAAGTGCGCGGCTCCAGCCTGATCGCCCAGGATTTTACCGGTGACAGCTGGTTCCACCCGCGCCCCTCGGCTGGCGCGTTCGCGACGGTTTCCAGCAGCGCGAGCAACCTTGGCCCAAGCAACCCGGCGTTGGCCACGCGCATTTTCGATGACGCGAACAAACAACTGGTGCCAGGCCAAGGGCCGGTGCCTCTGGCCTCGCTGACTACCTCCGGCAGCGGTCTTGATCCACACTTGCCTCCGCAGGCGATTGCCTATCAACTGGCGCGGGTGGCAGCGGCGCGGAATGTGCCGGTGTCTACACTGCAGCGCTTGCTGGATGAGCACATCGAAAGCCCGCTGGTGGGCCCGCCGGTGGTGAATGTGTTGGCGCTGAACATGGCGCTGGAAAAGTTGTAA
- a CDS encoding sensor histidine kinase: MSDSGRADALLADLPRDGRGRLKVFLGAAPGVGKTYAMLQAAHTQLRQGVRLLAGVVETHGRAETEALLSGLPQQPLLRSEYRGVMLEEMDLDGLLAAKPKLVLVDELAHSNAPGSRHEKRWQDIQELLAAGINVFTTVNVQHLESLNDQVRGITGVQVRETLPDWVLQEADELLLIDLPSRELLERLRDGKVYVPEQARAAIDAFFTQTNLMALRELAMQTAAAHVDDDLAQGYRQLGQAAPAVRGRLLVGVDGDAQAERLVRHASRVAQRRHLPWSLVHIDNGRARDEQSRLRLQNAQQLAERLGGEVVLLRAGEVAKTLIQHAAERRASLLLVGQSRMRWRRRLFGGGLAARLLRNARGLEINVLDSDDMPAPPRLPDVRGLVWFDYGLAVVATFVAAALAWAVASVLPLPNISLVFLAAVLLVGVRSSLGPSLVCAALSFLTYDFLFIPPSFSFAIQREEDVLTLLFFLLMAALTGNLAARQRRQLQALRDTQEETSELLDLSRKLTAATDRQAVISAAAHHLEGWSDLDLCLVNRDSQGDWKVETGSPLNLTEAERAAADWAWQHDQPAGMGTGTLPFGRWWWWPLSGEEGPLGLLGVSPKPGLELSGQRRRLLTALSQPLAQALARAQLAQELESARLHGETEQLRSALLASVSHDLRTPLTSMRGSIDSLLALGEAIPLEDRRELLEGTRDEAERLDRYIQNLLDMTRLGHGALKLARDWVSPGDILGSALGRLRAVLAPLQVKTDVPAELPLLYVHAALIEQALVNVLENAARFSPAQGRLEVSAGVADDQLFFAVADEGPGIPEDERAKIFDMFYTAARGDRGGQGTGLGLAICQGMVGAHGGRISVADGIDGRGTCITLFLPLPTQPGLEREA; the protein is encoded by the coding sequence ATGAGCGACTCCGGCCGCGCCGATGCCCTGTTAGCCGATCTGCCACGGGACGGCCGTGGCCGGCTCAAAGTCTTCCTCGGCGCCGCGCCGGGTGTGGGCAAGACCTACGCCATGCTCCAGGCCGCCCACACCCAGCTGCGCCAGGGCGTGCGCCTGCTCGCCGGGGTGGTCGAAACCCACGGCCGCGCCGAGACTGAAGCCTTGCTCAGCGGCCTGCCGCAGCAACCGTTGCTGCGCAGCGAATACCGTGGCGTGATGCTCGAAGAAATGGACCTCGACGGCCTGCTCGCCGCCAAGCCCAAGCTGGTGCTGGTGGACGAATTGGCCCACAGCAACGCGCCCGGCAGCCGCCATGAAAAGCGCTGGCAAGACATTCAGGAACTGCTTGCCGCCGGCATCAACGTGTTCACCACGGTCAACGTCCAGCACCTGGAAAGCCTCAATGACCAAGTGCGCGGCATCACCGGCGTGCAGGTGCGCGAAACCCTGCCGGATTGGGTGCTGCAAGAGGCTGACGAACTCCTGCTGATCGACCTGCCATCGCGCGAGCTGCTGGAGCGCCTGCGCGACGGCAAGGTGTATGTGCCGGAACAGGCCCGCGCGGCCATCGATGCGTTTTTCACCCAGACCAACCTGATGGCCCTGCGCGAGCTGGCGATGCAGACCGCCGCCGCCCACGTCGATGACGACCTGGCTCAAGGTTATCGCCAACTCGGCCAGGCCGCGCCGGCGGTACGCGGGCGTTTGCTGGTGGGCGTGGATGGCGATGCGCAGGCCGAACGCCTGGTGCGGCATGCCAGCCGTGTGGCCCAGCGTCGGCATTTGCCCTGGAGCCTGGTGCATATCGATAACGGCCGCGCGCGCGATGAGCAATCGCGCCTGCGCCTGCAAAATGCCCAGCAACTGGCTGAACGCCTGGGCGGCGAAGTGGTGTTGCTGCGGGCCGGGGAAGTGGCGAAAACGCTGATCCAGCACGCCGCCGAACGCCGCGCCAGCCTGTTGCTGGTGGGCCAGTCGCGCATGCGCTGGCGGCGTCGTCTGTTCGGCGGCGGGCTGGCGGCGCGCTTGTTGCGCAATGCGCGCGGCTTGGAAATCAACGTCCTCGACAGCGACGACATGCCCGCACCGCCGCGCCTGCCGGATGTACGCGGGCTGGTGTGGTTCGATTATGGCCTGGCGGTGGTCGCGACCTTCGTGGCGGCTGCATTGGCCTGGGCAGTGGCCAGCGTGTTGCCGCTGCCGAACATCTCCCTGGTGTTTCTCGCGGCGGTGTTGCTGGTCGGCGTGCGCAGCAGCCTGGGGCCGTCATTGGTGTGTGCGGCGCTGTCGTTCCTGACCTACGACTTTCTGTTTATCCCGCCGAGTTTCTCCTTCGCCATCCAGCGTGAAGAAGATGTATTGACGCTGTTGTTCTTTCTGTTGATGGCGGCGCTGACCGGCAACCTGGCGGCACGCCAGCGGCGGCAGCTACAGGCCTTGCGCGACACCCAGGAAGAAACCAGCGAACTGCTCGACCTGTCGCGCAAACTCACCGCCGCCACCGATCGCCAGGCGGTGATCAGCGCGGCGGCGCATCACCTCGAAGGCTGGAGCGACCTGGACCTGTGCCTGGTCAACCGTGACAGCCAGGGCGACTGGAAGGTCGAGACCGGTTCACCGCTGAACCTCACTGAAGCCGAACGCGCCGCCGCCGATTGGGCCTGGCAGCATGATCAACCGGCCGGGATGGGCACCGGCACCTTGCCGTTCGGGCGCTGGTGGTGGTGGCCGCTGTCGGGCGAGGAGGGGCCATTGGGCTTGCTCGGCGTCAGCCCCAAACCGGGCCTGGAATTGAGCGGCCAGCGTCGTCGTCTGCTTACCGCCTTGAGCCAGCCGCTGGCCCAGGCCTTGGCGCGGGCGCAGCTGGCACAGGAACTGGAATCTGCACGCCTGCACGGCGAGACCGAACAACTGCGCAGCGCCTTGCTGGCGTCGGTGTCCCATGATTTACGCACGCCGCTGACGTCCATGCGCGGTAGCATCGACAGCCTTCTGGCGCTTGGCGAGGCGATTCCTTTGGAGGATCGCCGCGAATTGCTCGAAGGCACTCGCGATGAAGCCGAGCGCCTCGACCGTTATATCCAGAACCTGCTCGACATGACGCGCCTGGGCCACGGTGCCCTGAAGCTGGCGCGCGATTGGGTTTCGCCGGGTGATATCCTCGGCAGTGCCCTGGGCCGTTTGCGTGCGGTGCTGGCGCCGTTGCAGGTGAAGACCGACGTGCCTGCCGAGTTGCCGTTGCTGTATGTCCATGCCGCGCTGATCGAGCAAGCGCTGGTTAATGTGCTGGAAAACGCCGCGCGATTCTCACCCGCCCAAGGCCGTTTGGAAGTCAGTGCGGGCGTGGCGGATGACCAGCTGTTTTTCGCGGTGGCCGATGAAGGGCCGGGGATTCCCGAAGATGAGCGCGCGAAGATTTTCGATATGTTCTACACCGCCGCCCGGGGTGATCGCGGCGGGCAGGGCACGGGCCTCGGCCTGGCGATCTGCCAAGGCATGGTCGGCGCACACGGCGGGCGTATCAGCGTCGCCGACGGCATTGATGGGCGGGGTACTTGCATCACCTTGTTCCTGCCATTGCCGACTCAACCTGGCCTGGAACGCGAGGCTTGA
- a CDS encoding response regulator encodes MSQTATILVIDDEPQIRKFLRISLASQGYKVIEAGTGNEGLAQAALSKPDLLVLDLGLPDMDGQQVLREFREWSTVPVLVLSVRASEVQKVEALDGGANDYVTKPFGIQEFLARVRALLRQAPAGEAQEAALSFGPLTVDLAYRRVLLDGAEVALTRKEYAVLAQLARHPGRVITQQQLLKDIWGPTHTEDSHYLRIVVGHLRQKLADDPTQPRFIVTEAGVGYRLLNG; translated from the coding sequence ATGAGCCAGACCGCGACGATTTTAGTCATTGATGACGAACCGCAGATCCGCAAGTTCCTGCGCATCAGCCTGGCCTCCCAGGGCTACAAAGTGATCGAGGCCGGCACCGGTAACGAAGGCCTGGCCCAGGCGGCATTGAGCAAACCGGATTTGCTGGTGCTCGACCTCGGCTTGCCCGACATGGACGGCCAGCAAGTGCTGCGCGAGTTTCGCGAGTGGTCGACGGTGCCGGTGCTGGTGTTGTCGGTGCGGGCGAGTGAAGTGCAAAAGGTCGAAGCCCTGGATGGCGGCGCCAATGACTACGTGACCAAGCCCTTTGGCATCCAGGAATTTCTCGCCCGCGTTCGCGCATTGCTGCGCCAGGCGCCGGCAGGAGAGGCCCAGGAAGCCGCCTTGAGCTTTGGCCCGCTGACCGTGGACCTGGCTTATCGGCGCGTGCTGCTGGATGGAGCCGAGGTGGCGCTGACCCGCAAGGAGTACGCGGTGCTGGCGCAACTGGCTCGGCATCCGGGGCGGGTGATTACCCAGCAACAACTGCTCAAGGATATTTGGGGGCCGACCCACACGGAAGACAGTCACTACCTGCGTATCGTGGTGGGGCATTTGCGCCAGAAGCTGGCGGATGACCCGACGCAGCCGAGGTTTATTGTGACTGAGGCGGGGGTGGGGTATCGGTTGTTGAATGGCTGA
- a CDS encoding patatin-like phospholipase family protein, with product MNKRVALVLGSGGARGYAHIGVIEEIERRGYDIACIAGCSMGAVVGGIYAAGKLDEYRNWIESLDYLDVLRLVDVSFRLGAIRGEKVFGQIRKIVGEISIEELRIPYTAVATDLTNQQEIWFQEGCLHQAMRASAAIPSLFTPVMQGNRMLVDGGLLNPLPIVPVVSSHCDLIIAVNLNATNQKHYQLPVIQRPPAFKSRFNSLAKSLGSHLPFRRKQAEQLMKLEQEALQAQTAEINPWLESAEPESQQPAAAPEKAGAPKSATGSFIIDNVGPASLLDLINQSFEVMQTSLAQYKIAGYPPDVLINVPKRVCRFFEFYKAPELIALGREIARDTLDKYESEQS from the coding sequence ATGAATAAGCGTGTTGCCTTGGTGCTCGGCTCCGGTGGGGCGAGGGGCTACGCCCATATCGGTGTGATAGAGGAGATCGAACGGCGCGGTTATGACATCGCCTGTATCGCCGGCTGCTCCATGGGCGCAGTGGTCGGCGGAATCTATGCCGCCGGCAAACTGGATGAGTATCGCAACTGGATCGAAAGCCTCGACTACCTGGACGTGCTGCGCCTGGTCGACGTGAGTTTTCGCCTGGGCGCCATTCGCGGCGAAAAAGTCTTCGGGCAAATCCGCAAGATCGTCGGCGAGATCAGTATCGAAGAGCTGCGTATTCCCTACACCGCCGTCGCCACCGACCTCACCAACCAGCAGGAAATCTGGTTCCAGGAAGGCTGCCTGCACCAGGCCATGCGGGCATCGGCGGCGATCCCGAGCCTGTTCACGCCGGTGATGCAGGGCAACCGCATGCTGGTCGACGGCGGCCTGCTCAACCCGCTGCCAATCGTGCCGGTGGTGTCGAGCCACTGCGACTTGATCATCGCCGTCAACCTCAACGCCACCAATCAAAAACACTACCAACTGCCGGTGATCCAGCGCCCGCCTGCGTTCAAGAGCCGCTTTAACAGTTTGGCCAAGTCATTGGGCTCACATTTGCCGTTTCGACGAAAACAAGCCGAACAGTTGATGAAGTTGGAGCAGGAGGCACTGCAAGCCCAGACGGCGGAGATTAACCCCTGGCTGGAGTCGGCCGAGCCCGAATCCCAGCAACCCGCCGCCGCGCCGGAAAAAGCCGGGGCACCGAAGTCGGCGACCGGTTCGTTCATCATCGACAACGTCGGGCCGGCGTCGCTGCTGGACTTGATCAACCAGAGTTTCGAGGTGATGCAGACGTCGCTGGCGCAATACAAGATCGCCGGGTATCCGCCGGATGTGCTGATCAACGTGCCCAAGCGCGTGTGCCGGTTTTTCGAGTTCTACAAGGCGCCGGAGTTGATCGCGCTGGGGCGGGAAATTGCCAGGGATACGCTGGACAAATATGAGAGTGAGCAAAGCTGA
- a CDS encoding CHAD domain-containing protein, with product MSALVDQLVAQVIGLEVGLLSCQARLAAVTDDEALHDLRTTVRRLRSLLRPLRGLPGVEQLELAASTVGQLTTPLRDREVLAAYLHQHGYHDAADRRLRLQPDAYRQVAQSPELAHLLLILDAFPRFIRASQHQKLLRGLRPRIEKRLAKQWQKLGEALKDPNHDRHRLRLLIKRVRYAAEAYPELDKLPAKAIARLKQAQGALGDWHDCWQWLAQAGHQADLQPCVSVWHRTMTKAESQADRVLDKLSADCF from the coding sequence ATGTCAGCTTTGGTCGATCAGTTAGTCGCTCAGGTCATTGGCCTGGAAGTAGGGTTACTGAGCTGCCAGGCTCGCCTTGCCGCCGTCACCGACGATGAAGCCTTGCACGACTTGCGCACTACCGTGCGGCGCCTGCGCAGTTTGTTGCGCCCATTGCGTGGTTTGCCGGGTGTGGAACAGCTCGAGTTGGCCGCCAGCACGGTCGGCCAATTAACCACGCCGCTACGCGACCGCGAGGTCCTGGCGGCGTATCTGCATCAGCACGGTTATCACGACGCGGCTGATCGGCGCCTGCGCCTGCAGCCTGATGCCTATCGCCAAGTGGCGCAAAGCCCGGAGCTGGCGCACCTGCTGCTGATCCTCGATGCATTCCCTCGCTTTATCCGCGCCTCCCAACACCAGAAGTTACTAAGGGGCCTGCGCCCGCGCATCGAAAAGCGCTTGGCCAAGCAATGGCAGAAACTGGGTGAAGCGCTCAAAGACCCGAACCACGATCGCCATCGTCTGCGCCTGTTGATCAAGCGCGTGCGCTACGCCGCCGAGGCTTATCCCGAACTGGACAAGCTGCCTGCCAAAGCCATCGCGCGGCTCAAACAAGCCCAAGGTGCCCTGGGTGATTGGCACGACTGCTGGCAGTGGCTGGCCCAGGCCGGGCACCAAGCGGATTTGCAGCCCTGCGTGTCTGTGTGGCATCGCACCATGACCAAGGCGGAAAGCCAGGCCGATCGAGTGCTGGACAAACTCAGCGCGGATTGTTTCTAA
- a CDS encoding acyl-CoA thioesterase, which translates to MRFSDLLDAARSNPLDVTIPAEWAQGRATFGGLVAALQYEALRAQVPADRPLRSLAVTFVGPVAPDVPASYQVEVLREGKAVSQLLGRVVQNGEVATLVQASFGASRESVIEVASEPPPAFKHWDECQELPYIKGVTPEFMRHLAMRWSVGGLPFTGSKSRDMGGWVRLRGDVKEEPLTESHILALVDAWPPALLPHLTKPAPGSTLTWTIEFIQPLQDLTTLDWCQYYVNIEHARDGYGHAAAALWSPGGELIAISRQTVVVFA; encoded by the coding sequence ATGCGCTTTAGTGATTTGCTCGACGCTGCCCGTAGCAACCCGTTGGACGTGACCATCCCCGCCGAATGGGCCCAAGGCCGCGCGACCTTTGGTGGGCTGGTGGCCGCGCTGCAATACGAAGCTCTGCGCGCCCAGGTGCCGGCAGATCGCCCTTTGCGCTCACTGGCCGTGACCTTCGTCGGCCCGGTCGCGCCGGATGTACCTGCCAGTTATCAAGTCGAAGTGCTGCGCGAAGGCAAGGCTGTCAGCCAGTTGCTGGGCCGCGTGGTGCAAAACGGCGAAGTGGCGACACTGGTACAGGCCAGCTTTGGCGCGTCTCGCGAGTCAGTGATTGAGGTCGCAAGCGAACCACCGCCTGCGTTCAAACATTGGGATGAATGCCAGGAACTGCCCTATATTAAGGGTGTGACCCCCGAATTCATGCGCCATCTGGCCATGCGCTGGAGTGTCGGCGGGCTGCCGTTCACCGGCAGTAAATCACGCGACATGGGCGGCTGGGTGCGCCTGCGCGGTGATGTGAAGGAAGAGCCGCTGACCGAGTCGCACATCCTCGCCCTGGTCGACGCCTGGCCCCCGGCTTTACTCCCGCACCTGACCAAACCGGCACCGGGCAGCACGCTGACCTGGACCATCGAATTTATCCAGCCGCTGCAAGACCTGACCACGCTCGATTGGTGCCAGTACTACGTCAATATCGAACACGCCCGCGACGGCTACGGCCATGCCGCCGCCGCACTCTGGAGCCCGGGCGGGGAACTGATCGCCATCAGCCGCCAGACCGTAGTGGTCTTTGCCTGA